Genomic DNA from Candidatus Methanoperedens sp.:
AGTTTTGGACAATAGCGATTTCCAATCACCTTTAGATGCAATTTATACAGTCAGTGCATTTTTTGAAAAAGAGCTTAATTCAACTTGAAGGCGTAGTTAAGAAACAAGCTATCAACCAGACTATAAATGGACTGGTTAGACTTTAATTTAAAACACATTTCTATTTATAGTTAAACAAATATATGGTAAAGTGAAAAAAATATGTTATCGGGGAAGAAGATCATAACAATTGTTTTGATATTGCTTTTACTTTCGGTCTCTTTCAGCGGATGCACCAGAGAAAAGGGGATATATGAATAAGGGATCAGGATTTGCGTTGTTACCGATATTGTGATTGTGTTTTGGTCATGCGCTGCAGCTTCGCCCGTCAGCCCCTCTGAATCACGGTTTGCGTGGGAACCAGGGGAAAACCTGTCGTTGAACAGCTTGCCCCCGATTTACGTGTGGAATTCCCTGGGCTGGAAAGTGAGTTCAGTATTTAGTATCTCCTCGGCCTGCACTTATCCAGCAGGATGACTTTTCTTGCGGTCTCTATATCATCCGTTTTGAGCCTCATTTTGAACCACCATATGTTGCCGCCTTCATCTACGCTGCCCACAGCAACCATCCAGAATTTCCCATCGATTACAGCCAGCCCGTAATCATCTCCGAACCATTCAGTTACCCGGTCTAAAGTTTTATCGGTTTCTTCCAGGGGCAGATCATAAAATGATTTTTTATCTTCATATTTATTCAGGAACTTCTCTGTTCCTTCTTTCCATGTCTCATCAAAAAAATCATCAAGAAGGTTCAGATCCCTGATGCATTTCAACCCCATCTCAATTTTCTTAAACTTATCTTTAGTTTGTTCTATATTTCTATCCATACATATTCACCCCAAATTCCATTCAATAATATGTAATGGCAAGGGTATTAAATCTATTGAAAACAATTATATACTAATAACCAGAATTGTTAATATGCTAATTTAAGGGGGTAAAATATGCCGGAAGCACACAAGACATTTGAACAAAATATGGAAGAAATGAGCAAATTGACTCCAGCACAGATGCAGGATAAAATCAAAGAACTGAATAAAATATGTATTTGTGTAAACTGTCCTACGTATATTGGAACAGGCGAGAGTAAACTTACATTTTGTGCAATCGGGAAAAGCGCAATAATCAAAAATTATAAAGGTTGTCTATGCCCTACCTGCCCTGTCCAGAAGAGCCTGTCTCTCAGATGGGACCGCTATTGCCTCAGGGGTTCTGGTAAAGAGCAGTCAGGTATGAAATAATTTTTAAGAAAAAAAAGAAAAAGAGGGAATGCTCTTCCAATAACTCTTCTGAAATCATTCTGAAATCATATAGTATTGCAATTTCTACACCCCCCATACAGCATATAACTACTCCGATGCTGATGCTTCCTCAGATGATGCTGCCATCTTAGATGTCTTTGGGTGTGCGCCTGGCATTTCCTCCTCCTCGCCGCCGGTCTCCTTTACTTTTGCCATTAGCTCCCTGTTGAAATTTCTCATTCTTTCTTTATAGTCTTCAGCGGTCTCTGATTTTGCGCCTTTTTCATGAGTTTTTCCGGCATGTTTAACTGACTCCTCCTCTTCAACATGTTTCTCTTTTGCCATACTTTTTCACCTCCTTTTAATTTATATCTGGTCTTCAATCTCGGTTTCTATTATGCTCCCTTTCAAGAGTTAAAGGAAACTTTGAATGAGTTTTATATCCGTTAATTGTAGCTTTTAATTAGAAAGATCACTCCGGTCTTTCATTTCTTATTATAACCTACTTCCCTATAATATCAATATGTGCCTGCCAATATTTATATTTATACTATGTCAGGAAGTTATTAAAGTCAGTTATGGCAAAAGGTGGTTGGCCATACTCTGATATAAAAAGTTCTTTTAATAAATCACAGCATCATGGGTGTGGAAATTAATCTCACCAAAATCTTATCCGGTGTGAAATTATCCGGTTTTATCAGAAAATATATGCAACATATTTAAAATCAGCTTTCACAGGAGTTAAAATATGGACGATATTTGTGATGAAGATAATTAATAACCATATAGAAGGAACTGGCTACACCTTAAAATTGTATAGATCTTTTGATATTCTTTAGAAAATATCTCACTTTATTTTAATGTTTGTGAAGAATAATCATACTCAACCTTATGTTAATGTGTCTTCCAAGTAAAATCATATGACTGAAAAAAAACAGGAATCTATCCTTATTGTAAACGGTGAACCGGATACAGCTGACCTGTTTGCCGGAATGCTTCTTATGGTTGACGACACATATATTGTTACTACGGCATTTACCGCAAAAGAGTGTCTGGCCGGAATTAAAAAAAATTCGCCTGATGTGGTTTTGATGGATATGGACCTTCCGGACATGGATGGATGGGATCTGATAGAAAAAATAAAAAAGAATCATCCGGATATACCTATTGTAGTCAGTACTTCAAAAATTCCCGTAATCAGTGATATGTTCAGACTTTCCATGGTCTCGGATTATCTTATAAAGCCTGTAACCCTGGATTGCCTCCACATGGCTGTAAGAGATGCTATTGAAATTCCTTCATATCTTGACCAATGTGTTAAAACAATCAAATATCACAAAGAAAAGGAGGATATATTATATTTATTATTTTTATTATTAAAACAAAACATTACCGACAGGAAACGATTTATCCTGATGCGACAGCTTTACCCGGACCATAAACTTGAAAATGATCCGCAGGGTAAGAAACTTCTTAATAATTTGAAAGAAAAGATCAATTCAGTACAAACCGAAATAAAAAATTTCAAAAATGACAGGTTTTTACTGGCCTGATATTTTTTAATCGTAACGGTCCCCCTATGATGAGGGAGATTCACCAGCGTATTTTGTATGTTTTATCACACCTTTTTCACAACACCGTTTATATGCATGCATCATGATAATGATTATAAGATGAAAGGTCTGGCGTAATGACGCCACCTAACTCTATAAATTAAAAATATAAAATATAAACGGAGGCGTTATGAAAGCTAAAGGAACAAAATTAATAATAAATGAAGACGCCGATGTCGGTATAGGCACGCTGATCATATTTATCGCCATGGTACTTGTTGCGGCGGTAGCAGCAGCAGTGTTGATCCAGACATCAGGTGTGCTTCAGCAAAAAGCACAATCTACAGGTAAAGAAGCAACATCTGAAGTGTCTTCTAACCTGAAAGTAGTTACTGTTGTAGGCACAACAGTTGGTGTAGCCAATCCTACCCTGATTGATAAGCTGGAAGTCGGTGTTCAATTATCAGCCGGTGGAAGCGACATTGATTTCAAGCAAGTAAAGGTGAAATATATCGATGAAAACGAATCTGTAACGTTGAACGAAGTCACTACTGCACCCACTGCTTCGGCATTTAAATATTCTGAAGATAGGTCTATCTCAGGCACTTCCGATGAGGTTCTGCAAGCTGGAGATCTTGGACTTATTACCATAAATCTCACTCTAGCGACATCGGGCCTGGAACCGCGCAAGGGCGCCAGAGTTGAAATACTCCCTGAATCGGGTACGATGGTGCTCAAGGATGTCAAAGCTCCTGCGTCTCTTGGATCAACGGCTTCTGGTAAAATACAACTATTTCCCTGAAAATAATGGAGGCATCATGAAAACAAACATATTAAAAAATAATAGCGGAGATGTCGGTATTGGCACTCTTATTATCTTTATTGCAATGGTATTAGTCGCAGCAGTTGCGGCAGCAGTGTTGATCCAGACATCAGGCGTACTTCAGCAAAAAGCACAATCTACAGGTAAAGAAGCCACATCTGAAGTATCTTCCAATCTAAAAATAATATCTGTTGATGGCGCGAATGTGAGCGGTGCTATTGGTTTACTTAATATAACGGTAGGACTTTCCGCAGGTGGATCTGATATTGATATTAACAAGACGACAGTGAAATATCTCGATAAAGATGGTAATATTAAATTGGCGCATTCAGGGAACTCTACGCCTGAAGCCGGTATAGCATTCGGATATACTGAAATAAGATCCATTATAGGCGGCAGCGATAATGTCCTGCAAGCTGGAGATCTTGGAATAATTAAGTTAGACCTGACCGGTAATACATTAGCTGTACGGGAAAAGGCCACTATTCAGCTTGTTCCTGAGACCGGGACAATGGTAATAAAGGATGTTGTAATACCTT
This window encodes:
- a CDS encoding response regulator: MTEKKQESILIVNGEPDTADLFAGMLLMVDDTYIVTTAFTAKECLAGIKKNSPDVVLMDMDLPDMDGWDLIEKIKKNHPDIPIVVSTSKIPVISDMFRLSMVSDYLIKPVTLDCLHMAVRDAIEIPSYLDQCVKTIKYHKEKEDILYLLFLLLKQNITDRKRFILMRQLYPDHKLENDPQGKKLLNNLKEKINSVQTEIKNFKNDRFLLA
- a CDS encoding flagellin; this translates as MKAKGTKLIINEDADVGIGTLIIFIAMVLVAAVAAAVLIQTSGVLQQKAQSTGKEATSEVSSNLKVVTVVGTTVGVANPTLIDKLEVGVQLSAGGSDIDFKQVKVKYIDENESVTLNEVTTAPTASAFKYSEDRSISGTSDEVLQAGDLGLITINLTLATSGLEPRKGARVEILPESGTMVLKDVKAPASLGSTASGKIQLFP
- a CDS encoding DUF2769 domain-containing protein; its protein translation is MQDKIKELNKICICVNCPTYIGTGESKLTFCAIGKSAIIKNYKGCLCPTCPVQKSLSLRWDRYCLRGSGKEQSGMK